From a single Drosophila sulfurigaster albostrigata strain 15112-1811.04 chromosome 3, ASM2355843v2, whole genome shotgun sequence genomic region:
- the LOC133839962 gene encoding shematrin-like protein 2 → MIRQTVYLLISLLVFSQLEATPIVSEGNELVRKARHLGGGIVGGGIVGGGIVGGGGIGGGYVAAPAIQTVPVVSTVPVITTVPVVSTISTVQTIPSYGYGGYGGGYGGGYGGGYGGGYGRGFGGGIGGGSFVGGGVGFAKIKGFGIGGFLG, encoded by the coding sequence ATGATCCGGCAAACGGTTTACTTGCTCATCTCGTTGCTGGTCTTCAGCCAGCTGGAAGCCACACCCATTGTGAGCGAAGGCAACGAACTGGTGCGAAAAGCGCGACACTTGGGAGGCGGCATTGTTGGCGGTGGCATCGTTGGAGGCGGCATTGTGGGCGGCGGTGGCATTGGCGGTGGATACGTTGCAGCTCCGGCCATACAAACTGTGCCCGTGGTTTCCACGGTGCCCGTCATCACCACAGTGCCCGTGGTGTCCACCATTTCAACAGTGCAAACGATCCCCAGCTACGGCTATGGTGGCTATGGAGGAGGCTATGGTGGAGGCTATGGAGGTGGCTATGGAGGAGGCTATGGCAGAGGCTTCGGCGGTGGCATCGGCGGTGGTAGCTTTGTTGGCGGTGGTGTTGGATTTGCCAAGATAAAAGGTTTTGGCATCGGCGGCTTTCTGGGTTGA
- the LOC133845538 gene encoding shematrin-like protein 2 codes for MEYAKLTFCLVLCAFVLLCGAEEQQPVAAESTASLADLAIAGETSQADGVEGTRKARQFFGPPPPPPFFGPPPPPPPFYGGGFGGGYGDFQRTRVVTRTRYRGGYGGFGGGFYG; via the coding sequence ATGGAATACGCAAAACTAACATTCTGTTTGGTGCTCTGCGCCTTTGTGCTGCTCTGTGGAGCGGAGGAGCAGCAACCGGTGGCAGCTGAATCGACTGCATCACTTGCGGATCTAGCGATTGCGGGCGAGACTTCACAGGCTGATGGTGTCGAGGGAACACGCAAAGCTCGCCAGTTCTTTGGGCCACCTCCACCACCGCCCTTCTTTGGTCCACCACCTCCACCACCACCCTTCTATGGCGGTGGCTTCGGTGGTGGCTACGGAGACTTCCAGCGCACTCGTGTCGTGACACGCACTCGTTATCGCGGTGGTTACGGCGGATTTGGCGGCGGTTTTTATGGCTAA
- the LOC133843525 gene encoding uncharacterized protein LOC133843525, whose translation MGFVCFLLLLLSGILIFTAALDELEIDPQVAPPTVGPRHTLWHNLMGQVRQALKRWQPTVRTSTTVQPRIHLRSTTEPELEYYGALNPIYQMNNF comes from the exons ATGGGTTTCGTTTgtttcttgctgttgctgcttagcGGTATTTTAATCTTCACAGCTGCCTTAGATGAGCTGGAGATTGATCCGCAGGTGGCACCACCGACAGTGG GTCCGAGACACACTTTGTGGCACAACCTTATGGGGCAAGTGCGTCAGGCATTGAAGCGCTGGCAACCCACAGTCAGGACAAGCACCACCGTGCAACCTCGCATACATTTGCGGAGCACCACAGAGCCGGAGCTGGAATATTATGGCGCCCTAAATCCCATTTATCAAATGAACAACTTTTGA
- the LOC133839963 gene encoding keratin, type II cytoskeletal 3: MKCLLLLVIVIVCALSCSWAAPVEVEVVPLTLLDVDADLEQLPLDSEAENERVARGLGLGGFGGLGGLGGKFGGFGGLGGFGGLGHGFGGGLGHGFGGHGFGGLGGLGSFKGLFNKHFR; the protein is encoded by the coding sequence ATGAAGTGCCTGCTGCTCCTCGTTATCGTCATCGTCTGTGCCCTTAGCTGTAGCTGGGCAGCACCTGTGGAAGTGGAAGTTGTGCCGCTCACGCTGCTCGATGTGGATGCCGATCTCGAGCAGCTGCCACTGGATTCAGAAGCGGAGAACGAACGTGTAGCACGTGGCCTGGGACTTGGCGGCTTTGGTGGTCTCGGTGGCTTGGGCGGCAAATTTGGCGGCTTCGGTGGTCTGGGTGGATTTGGTGGACTTGGCCATGGCTTTGGCGGTGGTCTGGGACATGGTTTCGGTGGTCACGGCTTTGGTGGACTCGGTGGACTGGGCAGCTTCAAGGGACTCTTCAACAAGCATTTCCGTTAA
- the LOC133843524 gene encoding uncharacterized protein LOC133843524 yields the protein MSSALKKINTQLGLRLGLGVGVVLLLLMLQAGDARPMGHNEASYDASLDPLVWSRPFVQDKVRRHRIATLPNPYKHRHVPAHPCPELGKKRRRQHSTNRQRNQLKYNTKSNSNYRKYLHRRRKLLVLQTRC from the coding sequence ATGAGCTCTGCACTCAAGAAGATTAACACACAACTGGGACTGAGATTGGGACTAGGAGTGGGagttgtgttgctgctgctaatgcTGCAAGCAGGTGACGCAAGGCCAATGGGACACAACGAAGCCAGCTACGATGCCAGCCTGGATCCTTTGGTCTGGTCACGTCCCTTTGTGCAGGACAAAGTGCGCAGACATCGCATTGCAACGCTTCCCAATCCGTATAAGCATCGACACGTTCCAGCACATCCCTGCCCTGAGCTGGGCAAGAAGCGGCGAAGACAACACTCAACGAATCGGCAACGCAATCAGCTGAAATATaacacaaaaagcaacagtAACTACCGCAAGTATCTGCACAGACGTCGCAAATTGTTGGTGCTGCAAACAAGATGCTAA
- the LOC133844084 gene encoding LOW QUALITY PROTEIN: elastin (The sequence of the model RefSeq protein was modified relative to this genomic sequence to represent the inferred CDS: deleted 1 base in 1 codon), translating to MKYAVKKSFLLISLMLVGSCQAQPVQEQHSRQQRQLKSATAAAEADVKMLAASAAAATMTPATTAMQMPIAGLPINQMSIQMGRYAGYPGLIFGGGSAPASPFLGVAGIANNYPSDPSLGLGYGLGGVYPGNPQAAGFMYGNAMYPNAQFGAGNVGFGAQPGVDHLAALNNIINAANMQGLGAAVPPAGLYPQAGVAGLGGVAGLGGVPGFLGGINDAASSSILERMHHYTPTF from the exons ATGAAGTACGCCGTCAAGAAATCATTTCTGCTCATCTCC CTGATGCTCGTGGGCAGCTGCCAAGCACAACCAGTGCAGGAGCAACATTCACGTCAACAACGTCAGCTGAAGAGCGCAACTGCTGCAGCGGAGGCGGATGTCAAGATGCTGGCAgccagcgcagcagcagccaccatGACACCGGCCACAACAGCCATGCAAATGCCAATAGCTGGACTGCCCATCAATCAGATGTCCATACAAATGGGCCGCTATGCTGGCTATCCGGGACTCATCTTTGGCGGCGGCTCTGCACCAGCTTCACCTTTCCTAGGCGTCGCTGGCATCGCCAATAACTATCCCAGCGATCCCAGTCTTGGTCTCGGCTATGGCTTGGGAGGCGTCTATCCTGGTAATCCACAGGCCGCTGGTTTCATGTACGGCAATGCAATGTATCCAAATGCACAATTTGGCGCTGGCAACGTTGGCTTTGGAGCTCAACCCGGAGTGGATCACTTGGCCGCCTTGAACAACATTATCAACGCGGCCAACATGCAGGGATTAGGCGCTGCTGTGCCTCCTGCAGGACTTTACCCACAAGCTGGAGTTGCCGGTCTTGGCGGCGTTGCTGGACTTGGTGGTGTTCCTGGTTTCCTGGGCGGCATCAATGATGCTGCTAGCAGCAGCATCTTGGAGCGCATGCATCACTATACTCCCACTTTCTAA
- the LOC133842609 gene encoding uncharacterized protein LOC133842609: MNCTLIINVILLTIFLSSQLSESAPIDGSNPYQAISSPIDISGQPVREKRSPNDYFICYPSSVVFGYYNNKANALETHRRSDDFSRPAAPFDSYQAAIDRADRERAAYKDSFGK, encoded by the coding sequence ATGAACTGCACACTCATCATCAACGTGATCCTGCTCACCATCTTCCTGAGTTCGCAACTCAGCGAATCGGCTCCAATCGACGGCAGCAATCCTTACCAGGCCATCAGCTCACCCATCGATATCAGTGGTCAGCCTGTGCGAGAGAAACGCTCACCCAACGACTACTTCATCTGTTATCCCAGCAGCGTTGTCTTTGGAtattacaacaacaaggcAAATGCTTTGGAAACGCATCGTCGGTCGGATGACTTTAGTCGCCCTGCTGCCCCCTTCGATTCCTATCAAGCTGCAATAGATCGCGCCGACAGAGAACGCGCCGCCTACAAGGACAGCTTTGGCAAATAG
- the LOC133845039 gene encoding uncharacterized protein LOC133845039: MKQFVVLALISSLLLAYVCAHPLEPEQTQQQLTLEDVDAQPIDDGAGKRVARFFGGGRGGYCCGGGGRRGGFGRGGGYGGRGGGGGGGGFGGSASASASASASSSFGGGFGYGK, encoded by the coding sequence ATGAAACAATTTGTGGTGTTAGCGCTGATCAGCAGTCTCCTCCTGGCCTATGTCTGTGCCCATCCCTTGGAACCCGAACAGACTCAACAGCAGCTGACTCTGGAGGATGTGGATGCACAGCCAATCGATGATGGCGCTGGCAAGCGTGTAGCTCGCTTCTTTGGCGGTGGACGCGGTGGCTACTGCTGCGGTGGAGGAGGTCGTCGCGGTGGCTTCGGTCGTGGCGGTGGCTATGGAGGAcgtggtggcggtggcggtggcggcggcttTGGCGGCAGTGCATCAGCCTCGGCTTCGGCATCGGCCAGTTCCAGCTTTGGCGGTGGCTTTGGTTACGGCAAATAA
- the LOC133844068 gene encoding prisilkin-39: MQNTYLEICRRTDALGWSRCGWLLLSLLIKLFLTASCNFSYDLSVASCEFSICISVSVSFGMYLPARLSLLCVLFALVAGQRSKAKQSDRPQGRTLGLLSPLLFGTAGPLFDVPIAPVGGGSVAGSGTGGGSGTQSDQFYGGGGAGGYPSNGYGNGYGNVYGYRPGYSYGYPALGLGYPGLAQGFFGYPGYGYYRPAYNYYNYQRPVQYPQNYYGSRPNYGNYNNLASAVPAASASQTTAVAPAAAAGAGSQLSTAQAAQLAGLLGQALGSSLRPLVANGGAGAAATGAGAGVNPQALSSLLGLLG, from the coding sequence ATGCAAAACacatatttggaaatttgccgAAGAACAGATGCTTTGGGCTGGTCACGGTGTGGCTGGCTGCTCTTGAGTTTGCTtataaaactgtttttaaCCGCGAGCTGCAACTTTAGTTACGATTtgtcagttgccagttgcgagtttagtatctgtatctcagtatctgtatctttcgGAATGTATTTGCCGGCACGCTTAAGTCTGCTCTGTGTGTTGTTCGCACTCGTCGCCGGTCagcgaagcaaagcaaagcagtcaGATCGTCCACAGGGTCGCACTTTGGGATTACTCTCGCCGCTGCTCTTCGGCACAGCTGGGCCCTTATTCGATGTGCCCATTGCACCCGTTGGAGGAGGCAGCGTTGCTGGTAGTGGAACTGGAGGTGGAAGTGGCACACAGTCGGATCAGTTTTATGGTGGCGGAGGAGCAGGCGGCTATCCGAGCAATGGTTATGGCAATGGCTACGGAAACGTCTACGGTTATAGACCAGGCTATAGCTATGGATATCCAGCCCTAGGCTTAGGCTATCCGGGTCTTGCTCAAGGCTTCTTTGGCTACCCCGGCTATGGGTATTACAGGCCTGCTTATAACTATTACAACTACCAGCGACCAGTGCAATATCCACAAAACTATTATGGATCGAGACCAAACTAtggcaactacaacaacttgGCGAGTGCAGTGCCCGCAGCCAGTGCCTCACAGACTACTGCTGTTGCACCTGCCGCAGCTGCCGGAGCAGGCTCACAACTCAGCACAGCTCAGGCGGCTCAGCTCGCTGGACTTTTGGGTCAGGCACTTGGCAGCAGCCTGCGTCCTTTGGTGGCCAACGGTGGTGCAGGAGCTGCTGCtactggagctggagctggcgTCAATCCACAAGCCTTGAGTAGTTTGTTGGGTTTGCTCGGCTAG
- the LOC133839964 gene encoding uncharacterized protein LOC133839964 produces MHVVEFLRRTDRRNRNSQIDCKVQQKLGECRHDLQNRRRQLALQLQCEEQMLDVKLAELLQAQEDAAKNERIEWIQMALMKNEESDQLLIKQKKEQREIECSEEHRHMETRELLINTKQAQLYQIEEGRERRRRAAYNNKQWQLQ; encoded by the exons ATGCATGTGGTTGAGTTTTTAAGGCGCACCGACCGTCGCAATCGAAATTCTCAAATTGATTGCAAGGTGCAGCAGAAGCTTGGAGAATGTCGACACGACTTGCAGAATCGACGACGTCAACTGGCACTTCAATTGCAGTGTGAGGAACAAATGCTGGACGTGAAGTTGGCGGAGCTGCTACAAGCGCAGGAAGATGCGGCGAAGAACGAACGAATTGAATGGATACAAATGGCTCTGATGAAGAACGAAGAATCTGATCAGCTATTGATCAAGCAGAAGAAAGAGCAACGCGAAAT TGAGTGCTCAGAGGAACATCGTCATATGGAAACCAGAGAGCTACTCATCAACACAAAGCAGGCACAGCTTTATCAAATTGAGGAGGGCAGAGAACGGCGACGGAGAGCAGCCTACAACAATAAACAGTGGCAGTTGCAATAG
- the LOC133839965 gene encoding acanthoscurrin-2-like, which produces MRLFISTFIGMLCFAFSYAALTTYGKTNPGIGANIGAGIGASDGGYGGQGAGLGAGIGLGLGGVGANIGAGVGGGEGRGYGNQGAGLGAGVGLNVGGLGANIGAGVGGQGAAGYGNPGYGNQGAGLGAGIGAGFGGLGLGLNAGVGAYGR; this is translated from the coding sequence ATGCGTCTGTTTATCTCAACCTTCATTGGCATGCTCTGCTTTGCCTTCAGCTATGCTGCACTAACTACTTATGGCAAAACAAATCCTGGAATCGGAGCAAATATTGGTGCTGGAATCGGCGCAAGCGATGGAGGATATGGTGGTCAAGGTGCTGGACTAGGTGCTGGAATCGGACTTGGTCTTGGTGGAGTCGGTGCAAATATTGGTGCTGGAGTCGGAGGCGGTGAGGGTAGAGGATATGGCAACCAAGGTGCTGGATTAGGTGCAGGTGTTGGTCTTAACGTTGGTGGACTTGGCGCAAATATTGGTGCTGGTGTCGGAGGCCAAGGAGCTGCAGGCTATGGCAACCCAGGCTACGGTAATCAAGGTGCTGGACTAGGCGCTGGTATCGGTGCTGGATTTGGAGGTCTTGGACTTGGATTGAATGCTGGAGTTGGTGCCTATGGCCGCTAA
- the LOC133842749 gene encoding TATA-binding protein-associated factor 2N-like: MRLSLLLLIVALSVAYSYSLPVNEENVQDEKVNTLLNLADQGEAHANEGTREARGFGGGGGYCCGGGYGRGGYGGYGGYGRGGYGGYGRGGYGRGGYGGYGRGGYGKYGR; encoded by the coding sequence ATGCGTTTATCACTTCTATTACTTATCGTCGCGCTCAGTGTGGCATACAGTTATTCACTTCCTGTGAATGAAGAAAATGTCCAGGATGAAAAAGTGAACACTTTGCTAAATCTTGCCGATCAGGGAGAAGCTCATGCCAATGAGGGCACTCGAGAGGCACGCGGTtttggcggcggcggcggttattgttgtggtggtGGATATGGTCGAGGTGGCTACGGAGGATATGGTGGATATGGACGAGGAGGCTATGGTGGATACGGTCGTGGAGGCTATGGGCGTGGTGGATATGGTGGATATGGCCGAGGTGGTTACGGAAAATATGGCCGATGA
- the LOC133845160 gene encoding neuropeptide-like protein 32 isoform X1 — protein sequence MRLLIVALIGVLCIAYSYAAAAGSAAEVEDNAPITLLDVAEGEQYDANDASRQARSWGWGGRGWGGGGWGGWGGGWGGGWGGRGWGGGGWGGRRWGGGWGGW from the exons ATGCGTCTCTTAATTGTGGCGCTAATCGGCGTGCTTTGCATCGCCTACTCTTATGCCGCAGCTGCTGGAAGTGCCGCTGAAGTCGAGGATAATGCACCGATCACGCTGCTCGATGTGGCCGAAGGAGAACAATACGACGCCAACGATGCCAGCAGACAGGCCCGCAGTTGGGGCTGGGGAGGACGCGGCTGGGGCGGCGGCGGCTGGGGCG GATGGGGAGGCGGCTGGGGTGGTGGCTGGGGAGGACGTGGCTGGGGAGGCGGCGGCTGGGGAGGACGACGATGGGGTGGCGGCTGGGGTGGCTGGTAG
- the LOC133845160 gene encoding neuropeptide-like protein 32 isoform X2: protein MRLLIVALIGVLCIAYSYAAAAGSAAEVEDNAPITLLDVAEGEQYDANDASRQARSWGWGGRGWGGGGWGGGWGGGWGGRGWGGGGWGGRRWGGGWGGW from the exons ATGCGTCTCTTAATTGTGGCGCTAATCGGCGTGCTTTGCATCGCCTACTCTTATGCCGCAGCTGCTGGAAGTGCCGCTGAAGTCGAGGATAATGCACCGATCACGCTGCTCGATGTGGCCGAAGGAGAACAATACGACGCCAACGATGCCAGCAGACAGGCCCGCAGTTGGGGCTGGGGAGGACGCGGCTGGGGCGGCGGCGGCTGGGGCG GCGGCTGGGGTGGTGGCTGGGGAGGACGTGGCTGGGGAGGCGGCGGCTGGGGAGGACGACGATGGGGTGGCGGCTGGGGTGGCTGGTAG